A single genomic interval of Arthrobacter methylotrophus harbors:
- a CDS encoding phage holin family protein codes for MGSFIVRVLINGLALWVASWILPGMDISTSATTNAVNKAGVTQGGDTLGLVLAYLFIGLIFGIVNALVRPLVSLLSLPITVLTLGLFTIVINAAMLSLTAWLSSYTPVHLTIDNFFWTAVLAAIIISLISMVASWIPGANRR; via the coding sequence ATGGGTTCATTCATTGTGCGTGTCCTGATCAACGGCCTGGCCCTCTGGGTTGCCAGCTGGATTCTGCCCGGGATGGATATTTCCACCTCGGCGACCACCAACGCAGTCAACAAAGCGGGGGTCACCCAAGGCGGCGACACCTTGGGCTTGGTTCTTGCGTACCTTTTCATAGGCCTGATTTTCGGCATCGTCAATGCGTTGGTCCGGCCTTTGGTCAGTCTGCTTTCGCTCCCGATCACGGTCCTCACGCTCGGCCTGTTCACGATTGTCATCAACGCGGCCATGCTCTCCCTCACAGCCTGGTTGAGCAGCTACACACCGGTGCACCTCACCATCGACAACTTTTTCTGGACCGCGGTTCTCGCGGCGATCATCATCAGCCTGATCTCCATGGTGGCAAGCTGGATTCCAGGCGCCAACAGGCGGTAG
- a CDS encoding histidinol-phosphate transaminase, translating to MNSSDNAPVGVRPRPVVDRLPKYAAGKPPVAIEGLTSYKLSSNENPLPPIPAVLQAIADQSDINRYPDPLSTKLRTALADFLEIPADDVVTGAGSLGALNQILSTFAGQNHDGKADEVIYAWRSFEAYPISVGLVGAESVQIPLLSDGRHDLEAMAAAVTVRTKVILLCTPNNPTGPILTAEETERFIQSVPTGVVVVIDEAYQEFVRDENAVDGIKLYRKYPNVVVLRTFSKAHGLAGLRVGYSVSGPDLTQHLRVAATPFAVSQIAERAAITSLENFDQVVERVQSLVDERDRVTVGLRELGWFVPEAQGNFVWLNLGENSAEFAGLAAERALSVRAFGNEGVRVSIGEVEANTRFLELCASYTKAPQAS from the coding sequence ATGAATTCTTCTGACAACGCACCGGTGGGGGTGCGTCCCCGCCCGGTGGTGGACAGGCTCCCTAAATATGCTGCAGGCAAGCCGCCTGTAGCGATAGAAGGCCTTACCAGCTACAAACTGTCGTCCAACGAAAACCCGCTGCCGCCGATTCCCGCTGTGCTTCAGGCAATTGCCGATCAGTCGGATATCAACCGGTACCCGGACCCCTTGTCCACCAAGTTGCGCACGGCCCTCGCTGACTTCTTGGAAATCCCCGCTGACGACGTCGTCACCGGAGCCGGAAGCCTCGGCGCGCTGAACCAGATCCTTTCAACGTTTGCGGGACAGAATCACGACGGCAAGGCCGATGAGGTCATCTACGCCTGGCGCTCGTTCGAGGCCTACCCCATCAGCGTGGGGCTTGTCGGGGCTGAGAGTGTGCAGATCCCGCTACTTTCCGACGGACGGCACGATCTTGAAGCCATGGCGGCTGCTGTTACCGTCCGCACCAAGGTGATTTTGCTCTGCACGCCTAACAACCCCACAGGCCCTATCCTCACCGCGGAGGAAACCGAAAGGTTCATCCAATCCGTACCGACGGGCGTCGTTGTTGTTATCGACGAGGCCTACCAGGAGTTTGTCAGGGACGAGAATGCCGTGGACGGCATCAAGCTGTACCGCAAGTATCCCAACGTCGTTGTTCTCCGTACGTTCTCCAAGGCACACGGCCTCGCAGGGCTCCGCGTTGGATACAGCGTTTCCGGTCCGGACCTCACCCAGCATCTGCGCGTGGCCGCCACGCCGTTTGCGGTTTCGCAAATCGCCGAACGCGCAGCCATCACCTCGCTGGAGAATTTCGACCAGGTTGTTGAAAGGGTACAAAGCCTGGTTGACGAGCGGGACCGGGTGACGGTAGGACTCCGGGAGTTGGGATGGTTCGTTCCTGAGGCCCAAGGCAACTTCGTGTGGCTGAACCTGGGAGAGAACAGTGCCGAATTTGCTGGACTAGCAGCCGAGCGGGCGTTGTCCGTGCGGGCCTTCGGCAACGAAGGCGTCCGGGTCAGCATAGGAGAGGTTGAAGCCAATACTCGATTCCTCGAGCTCTGTGCTTCCTATACAAAAGCGCCGCAGGCTTCCTAG
- the pdhA gene encoding pyruvate dehydrogenase (acetyl-transferring) E1 component subunit alpha — protein MGATQLPTPGTNGAAVDQQVPSGCVLSDPAAEMIQLLGPDGKLGTDPVFSDYAKRLEPGQLRGFYADMAKVRRFDQEATALQRQGELALWVPLTGQEAAQIGSGRATQRQDYIFPTYREHGVALTRDVDLAELLKLFRGISNGGWDPTENNFHLYTLVLAAQTLHSVGYAMGIQRDQKLAEAGGSNEPKAAVVAYFGDGASSEGDVHESMVFAASYNAPVVFFCQNNHWAISVPTEVQTKVPLFNRAKGYGFPGIRVDGNDVIAVHAVTEWALEHAREGRGPVLIEAYTYRVGAHTTADDPTKYRDSAEEVAWRGKDPLDRLEKYLRSEGLADDAFFEEVRVDGDKLAAHVRSTTQSLTGPNIRESFAGVYAEPHPLVAEELAWFEEYSAGFEADDEEEAGNR, from the coding sequence ATGGGCGCAACTCAATTGCCCACGCCCGGGACCAACGGCGCGGCGGTGGATCAGCAGGTTCCCTCGGGGTGCGTCTTGAGCGATCCCGCAGCCGAGATGATCCAGCTGCTGGGGCCGGACGGCAAGTTAGGAACCGATCCTGTCTTCTCGGACTACGCCAAGCGCCTTGAACCTGGGCAGCTGCGGGGTTTCTACGCCGACATGGCCAAAGTACGCCGTTTCGATCAGGAGGCCACGGCCCTCCAGCGCCAGGGCGAGCTTGCTCTTTGGGTTCCCCTGACCGGACAAGAGGCCGCCCAGATCGGTTCCGGACGTGCCACCCAGCGGCAGGACTACATCTTTCCCACGTACCGGGAGCACGGCGTTGCGTTGACCCGGGATGTGGATCTGGCCGAACTCTTGAAGCTGTTCCGCGGAATTTCGAATGGCGGCTGGGACCCCACCGAGAATAACTTCCATCTCTACACGCTGGTCCTGGCGGCCCAGACGCTCCATTCCGTTGGCTACGCGATGGGCATTCAGCGGGATCAGAAGCTCGCGGAAGCCGGCGGTTCCAACGAACCGAAGGCTGCTGTTGTTGCCTATTTCGGCGACGGCGCCAGCTCCGAAGGAGATGTCCACGAATCCATGGTCTTCGCAGCGTCTTACAACGCTCCCGTGGTGTTCTTCTGCCAGAACAATCACTGGGCCATCTCAGTCCCTACCGAGGTCCAGACCAAGGTTCCCCTGTTCAACCGGGCCAAGGGATACGGCTTCCCGGGAATCCGGGTGGATGGAAACGACGTCATCGCGGTCCACGCAGTCACTGAATGGGCGCTCGAACACGCACGGGAGGGTCGCGGGCCTGTGCTCATTGAGGCATACACCTACCGCGTCGGTGCCCACACCACGGCGGACGATCCCACCAAGTACCGCGACTCGGCGGAAGAGGTCGCCTGGCGGGGCAAGGATCCGTTGGATCGCTTGGAAAAATACCTCCGAAGCGAAGGCTTGGCCGACGACGCTTTCTTCGAGGAAGTCAGGGTTGACGGGGACAAACTCGCAGCCCACGTCCGTAGCACCACCCAAAGCCTTACGGGCCCGAACATCCGCGAGTCGTTTGCCGGTGTCTACGCCGAGCCGCACCCGCTGGTGGCTGAGGAACTTGCTTGGTTCGAAGAATACTCCGCCGGATTCGAAGCCGACGACGAAGAGGAGGCCGGCAACCGATGA
- a CDS encoding alpha-ketoacid dehydrogenase subunit beta, with protein MTTMTIAKAINEGLRASLTNNPKSLLMGEDIGPLGGVYRVTDGLIKEFGADRVVDTPLAESGIVGTAIGLALRGYRPICEIQFDGFVFPGFNQITTQLAKMHSRSAGKLTVPVVIRIPYGGGIGSIEHHSESPEALFAHTAGLRIITPSNAHDAYWMIQQAVDCTDPVIFFEPKRRYWLKGEVDTENPGPASDPFQAHILREGSDATIVAYGPLVPVALAAAAAAQEDGHSVEVIDLRSISPIDFDTVTASVKKTGRLIVAHEAPTFGGIGGEIAARISERAFLHLEAPVIRVGGFHMPYPVAKVEEDYLPDIDKILEALDRSLAY; from the coding sequence ATGACCACCATGACCATCGCCAAGGCCATCAACGAGGGCCTGCGTGCTTCCCTCACCAACAACCCGAAATCCCTGCTCATGGGAGAAGACATCGGACCGCTGGGCGGCGTCTACCGTGTGACTGATGGCCTCATCAAGGAGTTCGGGGCAGACCGGGTCGTGGATACCCCTCTGGCGGAGTCCGGCATCGTCGGCACCGCGATAGGGTTGGCGCTCCGCGGCTACCGGCCCATTTGCGAAATCCAGTTCGACGGCTTTGTCTTCCCCGGATTCAACCAGATCACCACGCAGCTGGCCAAGATGCATTCGCGCAGCGCGGGCAAGCTGACTGTTCCTGTGGTCATCCGGATTCCCTATGGCGGCGGTATCGGCTCGATAGAACATCATTCGGAATCACCGGAAGCCCTGTTCGCCCACACTGCGGGCCTGCGCATCATCACGCCCTCCAATGCGCACGACGCCTACTGGATGATCCAGCAAGCCGTTGACTGCACGGACCCGGTCATCTTCTTTGAACCCAAGCGCCGATACTGGCTCAAGGGCGAGGTAGACACCGAAAATCCCGGACCGGCGTCGGACCCGTTCCAGGCGCACATCCTTCGCGAAGGTTCCGACGCCACGATCGTGGCTTACGGTCCGCTGGTTCCGGTCGCACTGGCTGCCGCAGCCGCGGCGCAAGAGGATGGACATAGCGTAGAGGTGATCGATCTTCGCTCGATTTCCCCCATCGACTTCGACACAGTCACGGCATCCGTCAAGAAGACCGGCCGCTTGATCGTTGCGCACGAGGCGCCGACGTTCGGTGGGATCGGCGGCGAGATCGCTGCGCGGATCAGCGAGCGTGCATTCCTGCATCTTGAGGCTCCGGTGATCCGCGTGGGCGGTTTCCACATGCCGTATCCCGTGGCGAAGGTGGAAGAGGACTACTTGCCGGACATCGACAAGATCCTCGAAGCCTTGGACCGTTCCCTGGCGTACTAG
- a CDS encoding dihydrolipoamide acetyltransferase family protein, whose translation MTVKKFNLPDVGEGLTEAEIVSWKVKPGDTVAINDVICEIETAKSLVELPSPYAGTVAELLVAEGITVEVGTAIIGISDLAAGEPEPNLTPAAPTAAPAVTQQTTQPAAEPLAETLMYGNLPDDAVPSDAGPAASPLVGSGPKADAVKRRPRKRPEGVGEPAASVLPAQARASTTAPAVVEPVVEPTVPALPLRTIAEQQPPTANQGAADQGAASQAPGFTTGLGATVSGLVYRVLAKPPVRKIARDLGIDLADVVPTGARGEVTRDDLVSYQAQRDAEVDQADRFWGASKKPQDQRVERIPVKGVRKATAKAMVESAFTAPHVSIFVDVDASRTMEFVKRLKASRDFEGIKVSPLLILSKAVIWAAARNPSVNATWVENADGKGGAEIHVKHFMNLGIAAATPRGLMVPNIKDAQDLSLKELALALNELASTARAGRTQPSAMQGGSLTITNVGALGIDTGTPIINPGEVAIVAFGTIKQKPWVLDGEVIPRWITTLGGSFDHRVVDGDLSARFMADVASILEEPALLLD comes from the coding sequence GTGACTGTTAAGAAATTCAACCTGCCGGACGTCGGCGAAGGCCTGACTGAAGCGGAAATTGTCTCCTGGAAGGTCAAGCCCGGCGACACTGTGGCGATCAACGACGTCATTTGTGAAATCGAGACCGCCAAGTCCCTTGTGGAATTACCGTCCCCGTATGCCGGGACGGTGGCTGAATTGCTCGTCGCCGAAGGCATCACGGTCGAAGTGGGAACCGCGATTATCGGCATTTCGGACCTTGCCGCGGGAGAGCCAGAGCCCAACCTAACGCCCGCAGCGCCCACGGCCGCACCCGCCGTTACGCAACAAACTACGCAACCAGCCGCAGAACCGCTCGCCGAGACCTTGATGTACGGCAACTTACCCGACGACGCCGTACCGTCCGACGCTGGGCCTGCCGCCAGCCCGCTGGTCGGTTCCGGTCCCAAGGCCGACGCCGTCAAGCGCCGCCCGCGTAAGCGCCCGGAAGGTGTCGGTGAGCCAGCCGCATCCGTCCTGCCAGCGCAGGCTCGCGCCTCAACGACGGCGCCCGCCGTCGTTGAGCCCGTGGTCGAACCCACCGTTCCGGCCCTTCCGCTGCGCACCATCGCCGAACAACAGCCCCCCACCGCAAACCAGGGAGCGGCAGACCAGGGAGCGGCAAGCCAGGCGCCGGGCTTCACCACCGGACTTGGTGCAACGGTCAGCGGCCTCGTCTACCGGGTGTTGGCCAAGCCTCCTGTGCGCAAGATTGCCCGAGATCTTGGCATTGACCTCGCCGACGTCGTTCCTACGGGAGCCCGCGGCGAAGTGACGCGTGACGATCTGGTCAGTTACCAGGCGCAGCGCGATGCCGAGGTGGACCAAGCAGACAGGTTCTGGGGTGCGTCCAAGAAACCGCAGGACCAGCGCGTGGAACGGATCCCCGTCAAGGGCGTCCGCAAGGCCACTGCCAAGGCCATGGTGGAATCGGCCTTCACGGCGCCGCATGTGAGTATCTTCGTCGACGTCGATGCCAGCCGCACCATGGAATTCGTGAAGCGGCTCAAGGCCTCCAGGGACTTCGAGGGCATCAAGGTGTCGCCGTTGCTGATCCTCTCCAAAGCCGTCATCTGGGCGGCGGCCCGCAACCCGAGCGTCAACGCGACGTGGGTGGAGAACGCCGACGGCAAGGGCGGTGCGGAGATCCACGTCAAGCACTTCATGAACCTGGGAATTGCCGCGGCCACGCCGCGCGGACTCATGGTGCCCAACATCAAGGATGCGCAGGACCTTTCCCTCAAGGAACTGGCCCTCGCGCTCAACGAACTGGCCAGCACGGCGCGGGCGGGCAGGACGCAGCCTTCGGCAATGCAGGGTGGTTCGCTGACCATCACCAATGTCGGGGCGCTCGGTATCGACACGGGAACGCCCATCATCAATCCGGGTGAGGTCGCGATCGTCGCGTTCGGCACCATCAAGCAAAAGCCGTGGGTGCTCGACGGCGAAGTCATCCCGCGGTGGATTACCACGCTTGGTGGCTCGTTCGACCACCGTGTGGTGGACGGGGACCTCTCCGCCCGCTTCATGGCGGACGTAGCATCCATTCTCGAAGAACCGGCGCTGTTGCTTGACTGA
- a CDS encoding phosphatase PAP2 family protein, whose protein sequence is MPHRVARILTEVFQPPVVVSILLLVSPAVEPGFPGTMWFGALGAFFVCVLPLAYVLAMVRLGRLSDHHVSDRRERAPLLMLALVSVVLGLLVLNAIHAPTSVSVMILALIGGIAVLAAVSIVWKISGHASAISAAAVIAALIFGPAWLPLLLLVPAVGWSRVMLRDHTLGQVIAGSLFGGGVIAGLWWELRSWLV, encoded by the coding sequence GTGCCGCACCGTGTTGCCCGGATCCTGACGGAAGTCTTCCAACCGCCCGTGGTGGTGTCCATCTTGCTGCTTGTCAGCCCTGCGGTGGAACCGGGCTTCCCGGGGACGATGTGGTTCGGGGCCCTCGGGGCGTTCTTTGTCTGCGTACTGCCGCTGGCCTATGTCCTGGCCATGGTGAGGCTCGGCAGACTGAGCGACCATCACGTCAGCGACCGCAGGGAGCGGGCACCTCTGCTGATGCTGGCACTCGTCTCCGTGGTTTTGGGGCTGTTGGTCCTGAACGCCATCCACGCTCCGACGAGCGTTTCAGTGATGATCCTTGCGTTGATCGGCGGCATCGCGGTGTTGGCTGCGGTCAGCATTGTGTGGAAGATCAGCGGTCATGCGTCGGCGATCTCCGCGGCCGCGGTCATTGCGGCTCTCATTTTTGGACCGGCGTGGCTGCCGTTGCTGCTTCTGGTCCCGGCGGTCGGTTGGTCGCGGGTAATGCTGCGGGACCACACGCTCGGCCAGGTCATCGCAGGCTCGTTGTTCGGCGGTGGGGTCATCGCAGGACTCTGGTGGGAACTGCGGAGTTGGCTGGTCTAG